A single window of Treponema denticola ATCC 35405 DNA harbors:
- a CDS encoding type II toxin-antitoxin system Phd/YefM family antitoxin, with protein sequence MKTLPVAKVRMNFSALLKEVELGNEIGIAFGRKQETIAVIVPIEEYKRIKARKLGTLEGKVKVEFSEDWTITDEEFINV encoded by the coding sequence ATGAAAACATTACCGGTAGCTAAAGTAAGAATGAATTTTTCTGCACTTTTGAAAGAAGTAGAATTAGGTAACGAAATTGGTATTGCCTTTGGTCGAAAACAAGAAACGATAGCCGTGATTGTTCCAATTGAAGAGTATAAAAGAATCAAAGCGAGAAAGCTTGGCACATTAGAAGGAAAAGTAAAAGTTGAATTCAGTGAGGATTGGACAATAACAGATGAAGAGTTTATTAATGTATGA
- the vapC gene encoding type II toxin-antitoxin system VapC family toxin, giving the protein MILVDTSVLINFFRGRKTVGTTYFEKLIEEEKHFCINEFIYQEILQGAKDEKEFAILKSYLIDVPLYSLRLGIQSFENAALLNFRCRRKGFTIRSTVDLLIAETAIENNIPLLHDDDDFVKIAKIITELKLAV; this is encoded by the coding sequence ATGATTTTAGTAGATACTTCTGTGTTGATCAATTTTTTTCGCGGCAGGAAAACTGTCGGTACCACATATTTTGAAAAATTGATTGAGGAAGAAAAACATTTTTGTATCAATGAATTTATTTATCAAGAAATTCTGCAAGGTGCAAAGGACGAAAAAGAATTTGCTATTTTGAAATCTTATTTAATTGATGTACCATTGTATTCGTTAAGATTAGGTATTCAATCATTTGAAAATGCAGCTTTGTTGAATTTCCGTTGCCGTAGAAAAGGTTTTACAATTCGTAGTACGGTAGATTTGCTGATTGCAGAAACAGCGATTGAAAATAATATTCCGCTTCTACACGATGATGATGATTTTGTAAAAATAGCTAAAATTATTACGGAGTTAAAGCTGGCCGTGTAG
- a CDS encoding ATP-binding cassette domain-containing protein — translation MKTVYTLYKKFYKSLTFLLIFLLALNVCNSIFLVLGRMSLNKILDGFPFASLLAMSISVVVYAIVQSIYELILNNSITYRALPPMMKTAFHHSLVNSNRKAEEEGFYIMSYTQDINVLIPFCFQFTAACFNIIILNAFLLSISVFLPAILLVIIISANIFITYLDKQINGAYDLLDDESISYGGIVKTTFQSIFLTLNNSIKSECEKSILQKDEELLKIRNRIQKLEAVKNIFFEGQNYFIPIVISVFCLFTLPSVNLANLLYIIFIISLANQNMSTIFLAARQIKRSVPIAKKYFNYIEECENNHKKNIHGDGALINAKNVSLAKNDKLIFNNIDFKLNEGDRIAVVGQNGSGKTSLLRILTMNEAEFPGSLTYNLKALGANTIPCLWSHPHIFNISLRDNLVFGKAIPDSDIMEILNALKLSHFVNSLPEGLDTVMDMNNLTVSDGERSRIALARILLLTSDCPVLLLDEFSRNVNTEIEDLMFNLIFTKKSAIAAVTNNISTAKRFQKILFVSKQDGSISEIDKDEIEERIKN, via the coding sequence ATGAAAACCGTTTATACTTTATACAAAAAATTTTATAAGAGTTTAACATTTCTTCTTATTTTTTTACTTGCTCTAAATGTGTGTAATTCCATATTTCTTGTTTTAGGAAGGATGAGCCTTAATAAAATATTGGACGGGTTTCCTTTTGCTTCTCTTTTAGCTATGTCGATATCCGTTGTAGTGTATGCTATAGTCCAAAGTATTTATGAGCTCATTTTAAATAATTCCATTACTTATCGTGCATTACCGCCTATGATGAAAACGGCCTTTCACCATAGTTTGGTAAACAGCAACCGTAAGGCAGAGGAAGAGGGCTTTTATATAATGTCCTATACTCAAGACATAAATGTTCTTATTCCTTTTTGTTTTCAATTTACGGCTGCTTGTTTTAATATTATTATTCTTAATGCTTTTTTATTGTCCATATCAGTATTTCTTCCTGCTATTTTATTGGTAATAATTATATCAGCTAATATTTTTATTACCTATTTGGATAAGCAAATAAACGGAGCTTACGACTTACTTGATGATGAGAGCATAAGTTACGGCGGTATTGTTAAAACTACATTTCAATCGATTTTTTTAACATTAAATAATTCGATTAAATCTGAATGCGAAAAATCTATTTTACAAAAAGACGAAGAGCTTTTAAAAATCAGAAATAGGATTCAAAAACTGGAAGCCGTAAAAAATATTTTTTTTGAAGGCCAAAATTATTTTATTCCTATTGTCATAAGTGTTTTCTGTCTTTTTACATTGCCCAGCGTTAATTTGGCAAATCTTTTATACATAATCTTTATTATTTCGTTGGCTAATCAAAACATGTCAACTATTTTTTTAGCGGCAAGGCAAATAAAAAGATCGGTTCCTATAGCAAAAAAATATTTTAATTATATTGAAGAATGTGAAAACAATCACAAGAAAAACATTCATGGCGATGGAGCTCTGATTAACGCAAAGAATGTTTCGCTTGCTAAAAACGATAAACTTATATTTAATAATATCGATTTTAAACTAAATGAAGGCGATAGAATTGCCGTTGTAGGACAAAACGGTTCGGGAAAGACAAGCTTATTACGAATCCTTACTATGAATGAAGCGGAGTTTCCAGGCTCGCTTACATATAATTTAAAAGCCTTAGGCGCAAATACAATTCCTTGTCTTTGGAGTCATCCACATATTTTTAATATTTCATTGCGGGACAATCTTGTATTCGGCAAAGCTATTCCCGATTCCGATATAATGGAAATATTAAATGCACTTAAATTATCGCATTTTGTAAACTCCTTACCGGAGGGCTTGGATACTGTTATGGATATGAATAACTTAACCGTATCGGATGGAGAGCGCAGTAGAATTGCATTAGCTAGAATTTTGCTTTTGACTTCCGATTGTCCCGTCCTTCTTTTGGATGAGTTTTCCCGTAATGTGAATACGGAAATAGAAGACTTGATGTTTAATTTAATTTTTACTAAAAAGTCTGCAATCGCTGCCGTTACAAATAATATTTCAACTGCAAAACGCTTTCAAAAAATTTTATTTGTTTCAAAACAGGACGGCAGTATCAGTGAAATCGATAAAGACGAAATAGAGGAAAGAATAAAGAATTAG
- the fusA gene encoding elongation factor G: protein MLDKMRNIGIMAHIDAGKTTTTERILFYTGKIHKIGEIDDGQATMDWMAQEQDRGITIQSAATTTYWKNFQINIIDTPGHVDFTAEVERSLRVLDGAVAVLCAVGGVQPQTETVWHQADRYKVPRICFVNKMDRIGADFFAVLKDVHEKFGVEVMPVQIPIGASDSFEGVIDLIAMKEIHWDAATEGEKYEYTAIAQERLALAEEWREKMLDTISSASDEITELILEGKDVPEELIKKEIRKAVLNQSYIPFLCGSARKNIGVQPLIDAVVDFLPAPNEVLPAEAFNPKKEEKLSVPCKAEGAPLGLVFKIQYDKDAGSLCYVRMYSGKIKSGDQVFNTGKKKRERVNRILRMHSNKSEQMDSVQAGDIAVFIGLKISQTGDTLGSEGQPLLLESMQFPEPVISVSVEPKSLSESDRLKEVLEILSKEDPTFTSREDSETGQLIISGMGELHIDVLTRRMLDDFKVEARVGNPQVTYRESITTEKTQTEKYSKQLGGKDNEAELTLTVRPLERGSGNRFVSKVKTFQKSGSGGTNALPEDLLEAVKRSIEGCFSSGIKVGYPCTDIEVELVSVKYNELTATPFAYEAAAAKCFDDACSAAAPVLLEPVMAVDIMSPKEFVGDAMSQITQRGGLISSMDSKASTDIVHAQAPMAKMFGFSTDLRSATQGRASFTMSFSHFEIKR, encoded by the coding sequence ATGCTTGATAAGATGCGTAACATAGGAATAATGGCTCACATAGACGCTGGAAAAACCACCACAACCGAGCGTATTTTGTTTTATACGGGAAAAATTCATAAGATAGGCGAAATAGATGACGGTCAAGCAACCATGGACTGGATGGCACAAGAACAGGACAGGGGAATCACTATCCAAAGTGCAGCCACTACCACTTATTGGAAAAACTTTCAGATAAATATAATCGACACTCCCGGGCACGTAGACTTTACGGCCGAGGTAGAACGTTCCTTGCGTGTCTTGGACGGAGCCGTTGCAGTCCTCTGTGCAGTCGGAGGAGTTCAGCCCCAGACCGAAACTGTTTGGCATCAGGCAGACCGGTACAAGGTTCCCCGCATTTGCTTTGTAAACAAGATGGACAGAATCGGAGCCGACTTTTTTGCAGTTTTAAAAGATGTGCACGAAAAATTCGGCGTTGAAGTCATGCCCGTTCAAATTCCTATTGGAGCAAGCGACAGCTTTGAAGGAGTTATCGATCTTATTGCAATGAAAGAAATTCACTGGGATGCTGCAACCGAAGGCGAAAAATACGAATATACCGCAATAGCCCAAGAGCGCCTCGCCTTGGCGGAAGAATGGCGCGAAAAAATGCTCGATACTATTTCTTCAGCTTCGGACGAAATCACCGAGCTCATCCTTGAAGGAAAAGATGTCCCCGAAGAGCTTATCAAAAAAGAAATAAGAAAGGCGGTTTTAAATCAAAGCTATATTCCGTTTTTATGCGGGTCTGCACGAAAGAATATCGGAGTTCAACCCTTAATCGATGCAGTCGTCGACTTTTTGCCCGCCCCCAATGAGGTTCTTCCGGCAGAGGCCTTTAATCCCAAAAAGGAAGAAAAGCTTTCTGTCCCCTGCAAGGCAGAAGGAGCACCCTTAGGCCTTGTATTTAAAATTCAATACGATAAGGATGCAGGAAGCCTTTGCTATGTCCGAATGTACTCGGGTAAAATCAAATCGGGCGATCAAGTTTTTAATACGGGAAAAAAGAAAAGAGAACGCGTAAACAGAATCTTGCGTATGCATTCAAATAAGTCGGAACAAATGGATTCCGTTCAAGCCGGAGATATTGCCGTTTTTATCGGTTTAAAAATCTCTCAGACAGGAGATACTCTGGGCTCCGAGGGACAGCCTCTCTTGCTTGAATCCATGCAATTCCCCGAACCTGTTATTTCCGTTTCGGTAGAACCTAAAAGCTTATCGGAAAGCGACCGCTTAAAAGAGGTCTTGGAAATTCTTTCAAAGGAGGATCCGACCTTTACAAGCCGCGAAGACAGTGAAACGGGGCAGCTTATAATTTCCGGCATGGGAGAACTTCATATAGATGTTTTAACCCGCCGAATGTTGGATGATTTTAAGGTAGAAGCCAGAGTCGGAAACCCGCAGGTTACTTACAGGGAATCCATCACTACCGAAAAAACTCAAACCGAAAAATACAGCAAGCAGCTGGGCGGGAAAGACAATGAAGCTGAACTTACCCTTACTGTCCGCCCCCTTGAAAGAGGAAGCGGAAACCGCTTTGTTTCAAAAGTTAAGACCTTCCAAAAGTCCGGTTCGGGCGGCACCAATGCTCTCCCCGAAGATCTTTTAGAAGCCGTTAAGCGTTCTATTGAAGGCTGCTTTAGTTCTGGCATCAAGGTCGGTTATCCTTGCACCGACATCGAGGTAGAACTTGTTTCGGTAAAATACAATGAACTTACGGCAACCCCCTTCGCCTACGAAGCTGCCGCCGCAAAATGTTTTGATGATGCTTGCAGTGCAGCAGCCCCCGTGCTCTTGGAGCCGGTAATGGCTGTGGACATTATGAGTCCCAAAGAATTCGTCGGAGATGCCATGAGCCAAATCACTCAGAGGGGAGGCTTAATCTCAAGCATGGATTCAAAGGCAAGTACCGACATTGTACACGCTCAAGCCCCCATGGCAAAGATGTTCGGCTTTTCCACCGACCTCCGTTCAGCCACTCAGGGAAGAGCATCCTTTACCATGAGCTTCAGCCATTTTGAAATTAAACGGTAG
- a CDS encoding energy-coupling factor transporter transmembrane component T family protein, translating into MFLDPRTKLLILAITSVSVFLNESTLIEGAFTFIPFLLLLQAKHIRLAFKSGAAFIILLALPMLLVPHLPVTAGGILYMFAVYIRKLIPCFMLGSLLIRTTKVSTFLAAISRLHLPKGFTIALSITLRYFPTMTEEWGFIKDAMSLRGISVSPAGLLFHPVRTMEYVYVPMLVSASKISDEITQAAITRGIDHLERRSCLENIRFRMMDALLLLLYLSLVVLIIFNSVKGAVLP; encoded by the coding sequence ATGTTTTTGGATCCCCGCACCAAATTACTCATTCTTGCAATTACGAGTGTATCGGTTTTTTTGAATGAGAGTACGCTGATAGAAGGCGCTTTTACATTTATCCCCTTTTTGCTGCTCTTACAAGCAAAACATATTCGGCTTGCATTTAAGAGCGGTGCGGCCTTTATCATTTTGCTGGCACTGCCGATGCTGCTAGTGCCGCACCTCCCGGTAACGGCAGGCGGCATTCTCTATATGTTTGCCGTATACATACGCAAACTCATTCCGTGTTTTATGCTCGGCAGTCTTCTCATCCGGACAACCAAGGTAAGTACCTTCTTGGCGGCAATCAGCCGCTTACACCTGCCGAAAGGTTTTACCATTGCATTATCGATTACGCTGCGCTATTTTCCGACAATGACGGAAGAATGGGGTTTTATCAAGGATGCGATGTCCTTGCGGGGCATATCGGTTTCTCCTGCAGGATTGCTTTTTCATCCGGTACGGACAATGGAATATGTGTATGTACCGATGCTTGTGTCAGCGTCAAAAATATCCGACGAGATAACACAGGCTGCTATTACACGGGGAATAGATCATCTTGAACGGAGGAGCTGTCTTGAAAACATACGGTTCCGGATGATGGATGCACTGCTCCTCCTTCTTTACTTGAGTCTTGTTGTACTTATCATTTTCAATTCTGTAAAAGGAGCGGTTCTTCCTTGA
- a CDS encoding ABC transporter ATP-binding protein: MITLRNISFSYNGTKENNLCDISLHIPKGQCVLLCGASGCGKTTLTRLINGLIPHFFEGEFSGEAIINGMNSEEADIAQLSDSVGTVFQNPRTQFFNTDTDSEIVFGLENRGLPPEQLLSRLEKVTEDLQIQNLRERSIFELSGGEKQKIAFASVYAAAPDIFVLDEPSSNMDYHSIKELSELIKKIKLQGKTIIIAEHRIWYLMDIADRVIFMENGKIAHDMDIKTFVDLPEAQIKSMKLRCRNLADVKAETVNVSPDVSVSFGGHTFAVKDITVKLGHTSVLQDISFSTTGGEIIAITGENGAGKTTLARTLCGLTQEAAGSISFDGNPLSRKMRRERSYMVMQDVGHQLFTDSVYAECRLGIKDLPDPAIDEVLTELSLNRLKERHPLSLSGGQKQRLAVAVSVLCGKDILIFDEPTSGLDLKSMQEAGRIIKRLADDKKTVIVITHDIEFIKTICSRVLILSGGKIVKELCGEKKNELEMQLETF, translated from the coding sequence TTGATTACTTTACGGAATATTTCTTTTTCTTATAATGGAACAAAAGAAAATAATTTGTGTGATATATCTCTTCATATTCCGAAAGGACAATGCGTTCTGCTATGCGGCGCATCAGGCTGCGGTAAAACAACATTGACTCGGTTAATCAACGGTTTAATTCCCCATTTTTTTGAAGGAGAATTTTCCGGAGAAGCAATTATAAATGGAATGAACAGTGAGGAAGCGGATATTGCGCAGCTTTCCGATAGCGTCGGGACGGTCTTTCAAAATCCAAGAACACAGTTTTTTAATACCGATACTGATAGTGAAATCGTATTCGGTTTGGAAAACCGAGGACTTCCTCCGGAGCAATTACTGAGCCGCCTTGAAAAAGTTACCGAGGATTTACAGATACAAAATTTGCGCGAACGCAGCATTTTTGAACTTTCCGGAGGAGAAAAACAAAAGATCGCATTTGCTTCAGTGTATGCTGCAGCACCTGACATATTTGTGTTGGATGAACCTTCGTCTAATATGGATTATCATTCTATCAAAGAACTGAGCGAACTGATTAAAAAAATCAAATTACAGGGAAAGACTATTATCATTGCCGAACATCGTATATGGTATTTGATGGATATAGCTGATAGGGTAATTTTTATGGAAAATGGAAAGATTGCTCATGATATGGATATTAAAACATTTGTTGATCTTCCTGAAGCACAGATAAAAAGTATGAAATTGCGCTGTAGAAATCTTGCTGATGTTAAAGCTGAGACTGTAAATGTATCTCCCGATGTAAGCGTATCTTTCGGCGGGCATACCTTTGCAGTAAAAGATATTACCGTCAAATTAGGGCATACATCCGTTCTGCAAGATATTTCGTTTTCTACAACAGGAGGAGAAATTATTGCAATAACGGGAGAAAATGGAGCGGGGAAAACGACATTGGCGCGTACGTTATGCGGTCTTACACAAGAAGCAGCGGGAAGCATATCTTTTGACGGCAACCCCCTATCGAGAAAAATGCGGAGAGAGCGTTCATATATGGTGATGCAGGATGTCGGTCATCAGCTTTTTACGGACAGCGTATATGCTGAATGCCGATTAGGTATCAAAGATTTGCCGGATCCCGCTATCGATGAAGTGTTAACGGAACTCTCGCTTAACCGGCTAAAAGAGAGGCATCCGCTTTCCCTTTCCGGCGGGCAAAAGCAGCGGCTTGCAGTAGCGGTCAGTGTACTGTGCGGAAAGGACATCCTTATCTTTGATGAACCCACCAGCGGGCTTGATCTTAAAAGCATGCAAGAGGCAGGTCGCATAATCAAGCGGCTTGCTGACGATAAAAAGACTGTTATCGTTATCACCCATGATATTGAGTTTATCAAAACAATCTGTTCGCGTGTACTGATTTTATCCGGCGGAAAGATTGTCAAAGAACTGTGCGGTGAAAAAAAGAATGAACTTGAAATGCAGCTGGAGACATTTTAA
- a CDS encoding type II toxin-antitoxin system VapC family toxin, whose amino-acid sequence MKILLDTHYLLWAFIDTSKISKSVYNKLLADENEIFYSQASLWEISIKYNMGKLSLKGMSPEEFYKEVENSFLKCRPFKNDELISFYNLPIEHKDPFDRIMIWQSIKSDYYFLSVDTQVIKYKKYGLKILS is encoded by the coding sequence ATGAAAATCCTATTAGATACGCACTATTTATTATGGGCATTTATTGATACAAGCAAAATATCTAAATCAGTTTATAATAAATTATTAGCAGACGAAAATGAAATTTTTTATAGTCAAGCTAGTTTATGGGAAATATCAATAAAATATAATATGGGAAAATTATCCCTAAAAGGAATGAGTCCGGAAGAATTCTACAAAGAAGTAGAAAATAGTTTTCTTAAGTGCAGACCTTTTAAAAATGATGAATTAATTAGTTTTTATAACTTACCTATAGAGCACAAAGACCCATTTGATAGAATTATGATTTGGCAATCAATAAAGTCTGATTATTATTTTTTATCTGTTGATACACAGGTTATAAAGTATAAAAAATATGGCTTAAAAATACTATCCTAA
- a CDS encoding HD domain-containing protein gives MESKRIGTFLIDFNQNDKLVNQLNFIIEIDKVKHIFRQSKLFNSERLENDAEHSWTISIMCILLKEYADFEVNIEKVISMLLIHDIVEIDAGDTFLYSSQRDESYNNEKKAADRIFGLLEPDQKKYFLSLWEEFEERKTNEAKFASVFDRLEPIIQNYMSEGYSWKKNNITYDMVINKNMHIKDGSEKIWNFVLQLLEKAVEKGYLIK, from the coding sequence ATGGAGTCGAAAAGAATAGGAACATTTTTAATTGATTTTAATCAAAATGATAAACTAGTTAATCAACTCAATTTTATTATAGAAATAGATAAAGTTAAACATATTTTCCGGCAATCAAAATTATTTAATTCCGAAAGATTGGAAAATGATGCCGAACACTCTTGGACAATTTCAATCATGTGTATTTTGTTAAAAGAATATGCCGATTTTGAAGTTAATATTGAAAAAGTTATTTCAATGCTATTAATCCATGATATCGTTGAAATAGATGCAGGAGATACCTTTTTATATTCTTCACAAAGAGATGAATCTTATAATAATGAAAAAAAAGCGGCAGATAGAATCTTCGGTTTATTGGAACCGGATCAAAAAAAATATTTTTTAAGCTTATGGGAAGAATTTGAAGAAAGAAAAACGAATGAAGCAAAATTTGCTTCCGTATTTGATAGATTGGAACCTATAATTCAAAATTATATGTCTGAAGGTTATTCTTGGAAGAAAAATAACATAACATATGATATGGTAATAAATAAGAATATGCATATTAAAGACGGCTCGGAAAAAATATGGAATTTTGTCCTGCAATTATTGGAAAAAGCCGTTGAAAAAGGATATTTAATTAAATAA
- a CDS encoding alpha/beta fold hydrolase — MNKTRKTVIKNNKISHISEFNLGGFSQKVLVEGKRDDLPILITLHGGPGTPIPLCVGCRGMFPEFTDNFITVCWDQLGCGINNYKIDDNFTINRFVQMTCDLIDSIKKEFPNNKLFIFSASWGSILSLSVTEKKAKVIDGVLAIGQIVKNIFYNEEVYNALKESGVSERIINRIKNTDIDNIKSKDLQLVSCLLRKKTNAYNNKKSKPLEIGKIILGLFQSPDYTFKDFKAMFINGYKDNISLWNEILRIDLSEKLKNVSVPYYILQGETDIVSPTKIIKELCESSGNKNLHYRVVGNSGHLPNKEMMEELFKVLLSIKRIFSL, encoded by the coding sequence ATGAATAAAACCAGAAAAACAGTCATAAAAAATAATAAAATTTCACATATTTCAGAATTTAATCTAGGCGGATTCTCGCAAAAGGTTTTAGTTGAAGGCAAACGTGATGATTTGCCGATATTAATAACGTTGCATGGAGGCCCGGGAACGCCGATTCCGCTTTGTGTGGGTTGTAGAGGAATGTTTCCTGAATTTACCGATAATTTTATTACGGTTTGTTGGGATCAGCTCGGTTGCGGAATCAATAACTATAAAATTGACGATAATTTCACAATAAACCGGTTTGTTCAGATGACCTGCGATTTAATTGATTCTATAAAAAAAGAATTTCCGAACAATAAATTATTTATTTTCAGTGCATCATGGGGAAGCATATTAAGTTTATCGGTCACTGAAAAAAAAGCAAAAGTGATTGATGGAGTTTTGGCGATAGGACAAATTGTAAAAAATATTTTCTACAACGAAGAAGTGTATAATGCATTAAAAGAAAGCGGCGTTTCGGAACGGATAATAAATAGGATAAAAAATACGGATATCGATAATATAAAAAGTAAAGATTTGCAATTAGTATCCTGTTTGCTGAGAAAAAAGACAAATGCGTACAATAATAAAAAATCAAAGCCCCTTGAAATCGGAAAAATTATTTTAGGTTTATTTCAATCGCCTGATTACACATTTAAAGATTTCAAAGCTATGTTTATAAACGGCTATAAAGATAATATTTCTTTGTGGAACGAAATTCTTCGTATTGATTTATCTGAGAAATTAAAGAATGTAAGCGTTCCGTATTATATTTTACAGGGAGAAACCGATATAGTTTCCCCTACAAAAATTATAAAGGAACTTTGTGAAAGTTCTGGTAATAAAAATTTACACTATAGAGTAGTAGGAAATTCAGGCCATTTGCCGAACAAAGAAATGATGGAAGAACTTTTTAAAGTTTTATTAAGTATAAAAAGGATATTCTCATTATAA
- a CDS encoding CPBP family intramembrane glutamic endopeptidase: MHNGISIGKGILWVLVWFGFMILYTILDVSIWRKIAPEHSRVLNIITVILCMTIFLALLMRKTNFRPNLFTNISFQGLILAVGCSILFYFLLDKGLDPIFESFFPSSRENYQQTIQSIRAAPIIGLLDFCILAPILEEILMRGFLLEGLSINYGKIVALLISAALFAMLHFNIAQIVPSFICGVILGLLYFHTGSIFSCILAHMGYNLIAYSVIVLPIYNK, from the coding sequence ATGCACAATGGGATATCTATAGGAAAAGGCATTTTGTGGGTACTTGTTTGGTTTGGCTTTATGATCTTGTATACTATTCTTGATGTTTCAATATGGAGAAAGATAGCCCCTGAACATAGCAGAGTTTTGAACATAATTACTGTTATTTTGTGTATGACTATATTCCTTGCTTTACTAATGAGAAAAACAAATTTCAGACCTAATTTATTTACGAATATTTCTTTTCAAGGATTAATATTAGCTGTAGGCTGTTCCATATTGTTCTATTTCCTTTTAGATAAAGGATTAGATCCTATATTTGAAAGTTTTTTTCCATCAAGCAGAGAAAATTATCAACAAACAATTCAATCAATAAGAGCTGCACCAATTATCGGTTTACTTGATTTTTGCATACTTGCACCTATTCTTGAAGAAATCTTAATGAGAGGATTTCTGCTTGAGGGTCTATCAATAAATTATGGAAAAATTGTTGCCTTACTTATATCTGCAGCACTCTTTGCTATGCTCCATTTCAATATAGCCCAAATAGTTCCTTCATTTATTTGTGGTGTGATTTTAGGCTTACTTTATTTTCATACAGGCTCAATATTTTCTTGTATACTTGCTCATATGGGATACAATTTAATTGCGTACAGTGTGATAGTTTTACCCATATATAACAAATAA
- a CDS encoding MptD family putative ECF transporter S component yields MKNKKTNTLQTKDFISIGVFSLVYFAAAFIIGGVAQMTPVTFPFMPMIVALFAGSIFMLYTAKIPKRGAISILGILAGLLLFITGMFWMMSVFFIIFGFIADGIASFGEFKSFKKNLTAYCIFALAPMGAYIPMAVMPAQFDAFMRKKGDFSSFAEVINAIGANRWVVPAMIAGTVVCAIIGGMIGKKLLKKHFEKAGIV; encoded by the coding sequence ATGAAAAACAAAAAAACTAACACATTACAGACCAAGGATTTTATTTCTATCGGCGTTTTCTCGCTTGTTTATTTTGCGGCTGCTTTTATCATCGGCGGTGTTGCGCAGATGACGCCGGTTACGTTTCCGTTTATGCCGATGATTGTCGCATTGTTTGCGGGCAGTATTTTTATGCTATATACCGCAAAAATTCCAAAACGGGGTGCAATTTCGATTTTGGGGATTTTAGCAGGATTGTTGCTCTTTATTACCGGAATGTTTTGGATGATGTCGGTCTTTTTTATCATCTTCGGTTTTATTGCAGACGGTATTGCATCTTTCGGCGAGTTTAAATCTTTTAAGAAAAACCTTACGGCGTATTGTATTTTTGCGCTTGCACCGATGGGGGCGTATATACCGATGGCTGTGATGCCCGCTCAATTTGATGCGTTTATGCGCAAAAAAGGAGACTTTTCATCTTTTGCCGAAGTCATTAACGCAATCGGTGCTAACCGATGGGTGGTTCCGGCAATGATAGCGGGAACGGTTGTGTGTGCGATAATAGGCGGAATGATCGGAAAAAAATTGCTGAAAAAACATTTTGAAAAGGCGGGAATTGTGTAA